In bacterium, the genomic window TTTAAAAGAATCTATATCGAAATTAGCAATATTTGCAATGTTCAGTGCGATTTTTGTCCTATGGTAGAACGCCATCAAAAAGTGATGGGGTCAGATTTGTTTGAAAAAATTGTGAGTGAGGCTGCCCCCTTAACTGATGAAGTTTGTCTTCATCTCATGGGCGAACCTCTTTTGCATACGGGATTTGCCGATTTTTTAGAAAAATGTGCGTATCATGCGCTGCCTGTTAATCTTACTACCAACGGCATGCTGCTTAATGCTTCTCGTGAAGAACTTTTGCTTAACCCTATCATTCGTCAGGTAAATTTTTCGCTGCAGAGTTTTGAAGGCAATTTTAAGGGGCAGGATATTTCTACTTATTTAAGTAAAATATTTTCTTTTACACAAAAAGCACTGGTTTTGCGTCCCGATCTTTATATCAATTTCAGGCTCTGGAACTTAAAAGAAACGAGTGATGCTGTTCTTAATCAAGATCTACTGCACCGTATCGAAAATGAATTTAAGGTCACGATTAATCCTCAGGTGGATGTGAGCTTGAATAAAAGTAAAAAATTAAAGGGACGCCTCTACCTGCATTTCGATTCGCGCTTTGAATGGCCAAATCCCAACAATTCTATCCGATCGGAAACCGGTTTTTGCCATGGGTTAGGCTCTCATATTGGCATTCATGCCGATGGTAGCGTGGTGCCGTGTTGTTTGGATAAGGAGGCGGTGATCAATTTGGGATCGGTGAACGATCAATCCCTTATGTCCATTCTAGAGAGCCCGCGTGCCAAGGCGATTCATCAAGGCTTTCAAAACGGAAAACTGGTAGAAGATTTATGCAAACGCTGCCGGTTTATTGAG contains:
- a CDS encoding SPASM domain-containing protein, producing MVERHQKVMGSDLFEKIVSEAAPLTDEVCLHLMGEPLLHTGFADFLEKCAYHALPVNLTTNGMLLNASREELLLNPIIRQVNFSLQSFEGNFKGQDISTYLSKIFSFTQKALVLRPDLYINFRLWNLKETSDAVLNQDLLHRIENEFKVTINPQVDVSLNKSKKLKGRLYLHFDSRFEWPNPNNSIRSETGFCHGLGSHIGIHADGSVVPCCLDKEAVINLGSVNDQSLMSILESPRAKAIHQGFQNGKLVEDLCKRCRFIERFDGKVI